Part of the Bacillus carboniphilus genome is shown below.
AACGATATGAATTTTTACGTCAATCATAGTTGAACCGCCGTATACCGAACGGTACGTACGGTGGTGTGAGAGGTCGGGGGTTAGTCACCCCCTCCTACTCGATTATTGTTGTGCAAATAAGTCTTTAAAATCTTCGTCTTTCACGTCAAGTTTAGCTTCATCCATTACCTTGTCTACTGCTTCTTGAATAGAGGCAGCATCCATTTTTGTTTTTTGGTAATCAGCTTTTACTTGTTCTTTAGCGTCTTCAAAAGCAGGCTTTTCTTCCGCTTCAGTCACTTGGATGATATGGAAACCGTATTGTGATTCAACTGGCTCGCTGACTTCGTTTACATCTAGGCTAAGCGCAGCTTTCTTAAAAGGTTCTACCATATTTGTATCTACAGCAACTTCGCCTACCTCTCCACCGCTATCTTTAGAACCAGGATCTGTAGAATATTCTTTTGCAAGTTCAGCGAAGTCTCCGCCTTCTTCAATCTTTTGTTTTACTTCCTTCGCAGTTTCTTCATCTTCTACAAGGATGTGACGAACTTTTCTTGGAGTTCCCCATTCTTCCTCATAGTACGTTTGTAAATCTTCGTCACTAACGTCAATTTGGCTCTTAGCTGCTTCTTGGCGTAGCAAGTCCAATTTTACAGCACGGCGAAATTCTTCTTCACTTGTAAATCCATTTTGTTGTAACGCCATTTCAAAGTTTTCACCAAATTGTTCTTTAATAGGAGCAACTTGCTCATCAATTTTTTCTTCAGAAATATCAAATTTAGCATTAAGGACTTTTTCCTGTAATAGAGTGTTTAGCGTTTGCTCACCAAACATATCTTTCATAGCATTATATAGCTCGTCCTTTGTAACAGTACCGCCTTCAAATTCAACAAGTACCTCTGAATTATCTTCTTTTGCTTCTCCCTCTCCATTATCAGAACATGCAGCAAGACCTACTACTACAGCTCCAGAAAGTAAAAAGGACATCATCCATTTTTTCATGTTAACACTCCTAAACATTGATGTATAACCAAAAACCCATACAGTAACTTATACCATATTGAAGGTCATAACACAATGAAGAATGGTTTGAGCAAATGATAAAATTCACCAATTTTCTTCCCAGTTTTTTTTATGGTTAAGGGAAGGCATATGCCCATTTTTTGATATGTAGAGAAGAAGAATACTTTAATAAACCTTGAAATTATGGGGTTTTAACTAAAAAAAGTGATGTTTGTTTCAGAAATCTGGGTGAATTGCTTACCCAAATTTACACGGGCCACATAGTATATAGCGAAGAGAAAAAAGGAGGTATACAAAATGGGTCACACATTTAACTCAGGATTCGCGTTAATCGTTGTGTTGTTTATTTTGTTAGTTATTGTGGGGGCAGCCTACATTTACTAAATGTAGGAAATAAGAATTTCCATTAAAACGGGATACGTGCCTAGTCGAATGGTACGTTCGCTGAATAGTATATGTTAGTCGCTTGTAAAGGAGGTGTTTGAATGGGTAACGCATATGCAGGAGGTTTCGCGTTAATCGTTGTATTGTTTATCTTGTTAATTATCGTAGGTGCAGCATGGCTGTAAGGTTTATTAACATGTGGTAAATGAGAGAGGAGGGAACCTTGGATGTCAGGAGCTGGAGTTTACGGAGGAGGCTTTGCGCTACTCGTAGTATTGTTCATCCTTCTCATTATTATCGGTGCAGCTTGGATTTACTAATCACTCGATTATAGGGGGCTTCCCTTATAACACAAAAGGAGAGAATTGCCATGCAACCTCTCCTTTTTTTCTTGTTTAATTATTATTTGAGCATTTTAAATAGAATCTCTATTTTCTTTAAACCATGAAAATGACGATTGGTTTCCGTATATCACGTATATAAAATTTCTACATATGAA
Proteins encoded:
- a CDS encoding peptidylprolyl isomerase, with translation MKKWMMSFLLSGAVVVGLAACSDNGEGEAKEDNSEVLVEFEGGTVTKDELYNAMKDMFGEQTLNTLLQEKVLNAKFDISEEKIDEQVAPIKEQFGENFEMALQQNGFTSEEEFRRAVKLDLLRQEAAKSQIDVSDEDLQTYYEEEWGTPRKVRHILVEDEETAKEVKQKIEEGGDFAELAKEYSTDPGSKDSGGEVGEVAVDTNMVEPFKKAALSLDVNEVSEPVESQYGFHIIQVTEAEEKPAFEDAKEQVKADYQKTKMDAASIQEAVDKVMDEAKLDVKDEDFKDLFAQQ
- a CDS encoding YjcZ family sporulation protein, translated to MGHTFNSGFALIVVLFILLVIVGAAYIY
- a CDS encoding YjcZ family sporulation protein; translated protein: MGNAYAGGFALIVVLFILLIIVGAAWL
- a CDS encoding YjcZ family sporulation protein, with the protein product MSGAGVYGGGFALLVVLFILLIIIGAAWIY